One genomic segment of Hymenobacter psoromatis includes these proteins:
- a CDS encoding amidohydrolase family protein: MYREAALAAGHSQPDGIPALPQWSEAAALAQMDKLGVRKAFLSVSSPGVHFGDDAAARQLARAVNDEGSRLKAQYLERFGFYAAAPLPDFDGALAELRYALDVLHADAVVFETNANGVYLGDEHLDQIFAELDQRGAVAFVHPTSPSCECCLDLALGYPQPILEFLFGMTRSVTNLVLRGITTRFPRVRIIVPHAGAALLVVADRVAGFAGLLGLTPTPTDDELFAAFRSLYYDLAGFPLSRLLPTLLTIVDPTHILYGSDAPFTPAPIVEQVLAKLD, from the coding sequence GTGTACCGCGAGGCGGCCCTGGCGGCCGGCCACAGCCAACCCGATGGGATACCCGCCCTACCCCAGTGGAGCGAAGCCGCCGCCCTAGCCCAGATGGATAAGTTGGGCGTACGGAAAGCTTTTTTGTCGGTTTCCTCGCCGGGCGTGCATTTCGGCGACGATGCCGCCGCGCGCCAACTGGCGCGGGCGGTCAATGACGAGGGCAGCCGCCTCAAAGCCCAGTACCTAGAGCGGTTCGGCTTCTACGCGGCGGCACCGCTGCCCGATTTCGACGGGGCGCTGGCCGAGCTGCGCTACGCTCTCGATGTGCTGCACGCCGACGCGGTAGTGTTTGAAACCAACGCCAACGGCGTGTATCTGGGTGACGAGCACCTCGACCAGATTTTTGCCGAGCTGGACCAGCGCGGGGCGGTGGCGTTTGTCCACCCCACCTCGCCCTCCTGCGAGTGTTGCCTCGACCTGGCCCTGGGCTACCCCCAGCCCATCTTGGAGTTCTTGTTTGGAATGACCCGCTCGGTGACCAACTTGGTGCTGCGCGGCATCACCACGCGGTTTCCGCGGGTGCGCATCATCGTGCCACACGCCGGGGCGGCGCTCCTGGTGGTGGCCGACCGGGTAGCGGGCTTCGCGGGGCTGCTCGGCCTCACGCCCACGCCCACCGACGACGAGCTATTCGCGGCCTTCCGCAGCTTGTATTACGACCTGGCCGGCTTCCCGCTGTCCCGCCTGCTGCCCACCCTGCTCACGATAGTCGACCCCACGCACATTCTCTACGGCAGTGATGCGCCCTTCACGCCCGCCCCGATAGTCGAGCAGGTGCTCGCGAAGTTGGACTAG
- a CDS encoding alpha/beta hydrolase translates to MDTPQIPSAPPVAGQYLDVPGARLYFETIGAGPLLLLIPGANGDANIFMPIKRFLAGQYTVVTYDRRGYSRSELVGPQDLPYKREADADDAQRLLAHLSPEPATVFGTSSGAIVALTLLARHPAAVRTLVPHEPPLLQVLPEAGDFAHFYTDLQATYKAEGMKAVMQKFAAELVSKADAPLMQRERDAAAMKNSVFWFENEASAYPQAHFDMAQLASYADRIVPVGGLESHGTMPYEAVQALAAQLHRPLLELPGGHVSGYVLHPAEFAQGLLAALAKLNH, encoded by the coding sequence ATGGATACCCCCCAAATCCCATCCGCCCCGCCAGTCGCCGGCCAGTACCTCGATGTGCCGGGTGCCCGCCTTTACTTCGAAACCATCGGCGCGGGGCCGCTGCTGCTACTGATTCCGGGCGCGAACGGCGACGCGAACATCTTCATGCCCATCAAGCGGTTTCTGGCCGGCCAGTACACGGTGGTGACCTACGACCGGCGCGGGTATTCGCGTAGCGAATTGGTAGGCCCCCAGGACCTGCCCTACAAGCGCGAAGCCGATGCCGACGATGCCCAGCGCTTGCTGGCCCACCTCAGCCCGGAGCCGGCCACGGTGTTTGGCACCAGCTCGGGGGCCATCGTGGCCCTCACGCTGCTGGCGCGCCACCCCGCCGCGGTGCGCACTCTGGTGCCCCATGAGCCCCCGCTGCTGCAAGTGCTACCCGAGGCAGGCGACTTTGCGCACTTCTACACCGACTTGCAGGCCACCTATAAGGCAGAAGGCATGAAGGCCGTGATGCAGAAATTTGCCGCCGAGCTGGTGAGCAAGGCCGATGCTCCGCTCATGCAGCGTGAGCGCGACGCGGCCGCGATGAAAAATAGCGTGTTCTGGTTCGAGAACGAGGCCAGCGCCTACCCCCAGGCGCACTTCGATATGGCCCAGTTGGCCAGCTATGCCGACCGCATAGTACCGGTGGGCGGGTTGGAATCGCACGGCACCATGCCCTATGAAGCCGTGCAGGCGCTGGCCGCGCAGCTGCACCGGCCCCTGCTGGAGCTGCCGGGCGGGCACGTGAGCGGCTACGTACTGCACCCCGCCGAATTTGCCCAGGGCCTGCTGGCCGCCCTGGCTAAACTAAACCACTAA
- a CDS encoding TetR/AcrR family transcriptional regulator, translated as MSQSLREKLSAEEQLKEAARRIFLRKGYAATRTRDIAEEAGQNLALLNYYFRSKQNLFNLVLRENTQQFFGVVAPLFHDAATTLDEKIELITSQYIDLLLQQPEMPMFVLSELRANPTWFSQQAPLMQQLAHSAFARQLVERQPAAEPVQVFLTFIGMLLFPFILKPVVQAAEPLGEAAFAQLMHERKALVVRWMSLIIE; from the coding sequence ATGAGCCAGTCACTACGCGAAAAGCTTTCGGCCGAAGAACAATTGAAAGAGGCGGCCCGGCGCATATTTCTGCGCAAGGGCTACGCCGCGACCCGCACCCGCGACATTGCCGAGGAAGCCGGCCAGAATCTGGCCCTGCTCAACTACTATTTCCGCAGCAAGCAAAACCTCTTCAACCTCGTGCTGCGCGAAAATACCCAGCAGTTTTTCGGGGTCGTTGCGCCGCTCTTTCACGATGCGGCCACGACGCTGGACGAGAAAATCGAACTCATTACCAGCCAGTATATCGACCTGCTGCTGCAACAGCCCGAGATGCCGATGTTCGTGCTGAGCGAGCTGCGGGCCAACCCAACCTGGTTCAGCCAGCAGGCCCCGTTGATGCAGCAGCTGGCTCATTCCGCGTTTGCCCGGCAGCTGGTGGAGCGGCAGCCAGCGGCCGAGCCAGTGCAGGTGTTCCTGACTTTTATCGGGATGCTGCTGTTTCCCTTCATCCTCAAGCCCGTAGTGCAGGCCGCCGAGCCGCTCGGTGAGGCCGCATTTGCCCAGCTCATGCACGAGCGTAAGGCGCTGGTCGTGCGCTGGATGAGCCTGATAATTGAGTGA
- a CDS encoding IS5 family transposase: MEYLLTDAQWARIALLLPGRVGTEGGRGQDNRRFVEAVLWLMRNGCRWRALPVAWGNWHTTYTRFQRWTAAGIWAQVLAAVQQHDALHTLLLDSTTIRAHQYASGARKKTGRKPWGAATGD; the protein is encoded by the coding sequence ATGGAGTATCTGTTGACCGACGCGCAGTGGGCACGTATCGCGCTGCTGCTACCGGGCCGGGTTGGTACGGAAGGCGGGCGGGGCCAAGACAACCGGCGCTTTGTCGAGGCCGTGCTGTGGCTCATGCGTAACGGCTGCCGCTGGCGGGCCTTGCCGGTCGCGTGGGGCAACTGGCATACCACATACACCCGCTTCCAGCGCTGGACCGCCGCGGGCATATGGGCCCAGGTGCTGGCGGCGGTGCAGCAACATGATGCCTTGCACACGCTGCTGCTCGATTCGACCACCATACGCGCCCACCAATACGCGAGCGGGGCGCGCAAAAAAACGGGCCGCAAGCCCTGGGGCGCAGCCACGGGGGACTGA
- a CDS encoding transposase, with protein MFFKSLDGRYKRIRRRCKGKPCPDLYALKKAQLTELEILCEQGFLDLFYGDESHVCSTGYVPYGWQFLGEEVFIPVEQGYKINIWGLISRRNQTHWLTTETTISANFIFTQLEELSFKIRKPTVIVVDNASIHKAQLIQQQLPFWEARGLRVFYLPTYSPHLNIAETLWRKLKKEQLDPGDYFNKDTLFYAVNRCLAQVGNLWRINFSKFNIN; from the coding sequence ATCTTTTTTAAAAGTCTTGACGGACGATATAAGCGAATAAGAAGGCGCTGTAAAGGCAAGCCCTGCCCGGATTTATATGCCTTAAAGAAGGCGCAATTAACTGAATTAGAGATACTTTGCGAGCAAGGTTTTCTAGACTTATTTTACGGAGATGAAAGCCATGTGTGCAGTACGGGCTACGTGCCCTACGGGTGGCAGTTTCTAGGAGAAGAAGTTTTCATACCAGTTGAGCAAGGCTATAAAATCAATATTTGGGGACTTATTAGCCGACGCAATCAAACCCATTGGTTAACAACGGAAACGACTATTAGCGCAAATTTTATCTTTACACAACTAGAAGAATTATCTTTTAAGATTCGAAAGCCAACAGTAATTGTGGTAGATAATGCAAGTATCCACAAAGCGCAGCTAATCCAGCAGCAATTACCTTTTTGGGAAGCACGCGGATTACGTGTATTTTATTTACCTACTTATTCGCCACACCTCAATATTGCGGAAACACTTTGGCGTAAATTGAAGAAAGAACAGCTTGACCCAGGTGACTACTTTAATAAGGATACTCTTTTCTACGCAGTTAATCGTTGCTTAGCGCAAGTAGGAAATTTATGGAGAATAAATTTCTCAAAATTTAACATAAACTAA
- a CDS encoding TIM-barrel domain-containing protein encodes MFLKILLPRPGLVGRATLLAAGLASIASAQATVISYAQAGDNVTFKLDKGLMRVRVCRPDVVQVQYTILPAFPAKTSLVVNNPWSATTPFKIADQNGQIAITTARLQIRVNKATNAVAYFDLRGAPIAAEAAQGNKTMTAATIAGIATYNCATSFQSPADEGLFGLGCHPEDTLSINYKGRNQEMLIKYMTGAIPVLLSTKGYGLLWDNYAASNFYGAEQGNTRYKYVSESGKQVDYYFFYGPDFDHIINQYRVATGAAPMFPKWSLGLFQSQDRYKTQAEVLSVKDGYRQNHIPVDAIVQDWFYWEPQPIGSHVMNPTRYPDPKAMVDALHQANIHAMISIWPVFGKGTANFDALQKAGNLTSITWDNFVTKTFDTYYDAHSPKARDMYWQQARDGLIQKYGWDAWWVDQCEPDNGALLDERRKADFAVGKGIDFFNTYSLEHTKGLYKGWRADVPDKRAFFLVRQAFAGQQRNAATLWSSDILTTFRAFKSQVPQGINACASGIPYWTSDIGGYKSNTAPEGIPNWADPQARELFTRWFQFGAFSPIFRIHGKGERALFSSNWDAATKATLLKYDKLRYRLLPYIYSLAARVTRENYTLMRSLAFDFRQDKNVYGIPDQYMFGPAFLVNPVTEQLYSGPKARTTAGTRPVYLPAAAKWYDFWTGQSLAGGQTIAAAAPLETLPLYVRAGSIVPLGPEVEYATQPTTGPTELRVYPGADGEFTVYEDEGDTYNYEKGAFATYQLRWNDKLRQFSITARRGSFPGMAASRTFSVVVVRPGHGTGGEATAQVEKTVTYTGQALAVSL; translated from the coding sequence ATGTTTTTAAAAATACTGCTCCCTCGCCCCGGCCTGGTTGGCCGGGCTACGCTGCTGGCCGCCGGCCTCGCCTCGATTGCCAGCGCCCAGGCTACCGTTATCTCCTACGCCCAGGCCGGGGATAACGTCACGTTTAAGCTCGACAAGGGGCTAATGCGCGTGCGGGTGTGCCGGCCCGACGTGGTGCAGGTGCAGTACACCATTTTGCCCGCGTTTCCGGCCAAAACCTCGCTGGTGGTCAACAACCCGTGGTCGGCGACAACGCCCTTCAAAATAGCCGACCAGAACGGGCAAATCGCGATTACTACCGCTCGGCTGCAAATCCGGGTCAACAAAGCCACTAACGCGGTGGCGTATTTCGACCTGCGCGGCGCGCCCATTGCGGCGGAGGCCGCGCAGGGTAATAAAACTATGACGGCCGCCACCATCGCCGGCATCGCTACCTACAACTGCGCCACCAGCTTCCAGTCGCCGGCCGATGAGGGTCTTTTCGGCCTGGGCTGCCACCCCGAAGACACGCTCTCCATCAACTACAAGGGGCGCAACCAGGAAATGCTCATCAAGTATATGACCGGGGCCATTCCGGTGCTGCTTTCCACCAAAGGTTACGGCTTGCTGTGGGATAACTATGCGGCGTCGAACTTCTACGGCGCGGAGCAAGGGAATACGCGGTATAAGTACGTGTCGGAGAGCGGAAAGCAGGTCGATTATTACTTTTTCTACGGGCCTGATTTCGACCATATTATTAATCAGTACCGGGTAGCGACCGGTGCGGCCCCCATGTTTCCGAAGTGGTCGCTGGGACTGTTTCAGTCGCAGGACCGCTATAAAACCCAGGCCGAGGTACTCTCGGTGAAGGATGGCTATCGCCAAAACCACATTCCGGTTGATGCCATCGTGCAGGACTGGTTTTACTGGGAGCCGCAGCCCATTGGCTCGCACGTGATGAACCCTACCCGCTACCCCGACCCCAAGGCGATGGTAGACGCGCTGCACCAGGCCAATATCCACGCCATGATTTCCATCTGGCCGGTGTTTGGCAAGGGCACGGCCAACTTCGATGCCCTGCAAAAAGCCGGTAACCTGACCAGCATCACCTGGGATAATTTCGTAACCAAAACCTTCGATACTTACTACGATGCCCACAGCCCCAAGGCCCGCGACATGTACTGGCAGCAGGCCCGCGACGGCCTCATCCAGAAGTACGGCTGGGATGCCTGGTGGGTAGACCAGTGCGAGCCCGATAACGGAGCCCTGCTCGACGAGCGCCGCAAGGCCGATTTCGCGGTGGGCAAAGGCATCGATTTTTTCAATACCTACTCCCTAGAGCACACCAAGGGCCTCTACAAGGGCTGGCGCGCGGACGTGCCCGACAAGCGGGCGTTTTTCCTGGTGCGGCAGGCGTTTGCGGGGCAGCAGCGCAACGCCGCCACGCTCTGGTCGTCGGATATTCTGACCACTTTCCGAGCCTTCAAGAGCCAGGTGCCGCAGGGCATCAACGCCTGCGCGTCGGGCATCCCGTATTGGACCTCCGACATTGGCGGCTACAAGTCCAACACCGCCCCCGAGGGCATCCCGAACTGGGCCGACCCGCAGGCGCGCGAGCTGTTCACGCGCTGGTTTCAGTTTGGGGCGTTCAGCCCAATTTTCCGCATCCACGGCAAGGGCGAGCGGGCGCTGTTTTCGAGCAATTGGGACGCGGCCACCAAGGCTACGCTGCTCAAATATGATAAGCTGCGCTACCGCCTGTTGCCCTACATCTACTCGCTGGCCGCCCGCGTCACCCGCGAAAACTACACCTTGATGCGGTCGCTGGCGTTTGATTTCCGGCAGGATAAAAACGTGTACGGCATCCCCGACCAGTATATGTTCGGGCCGGCTTTCCTGGTTAATCCCGTTACCGAGCAGCTGTATTCCGGTCCCAAGGCCCGCACTACGGCCGGTACCCGCCCGGTGTACCTGCCGGCCGCCGCTAAGTGGTACGACTTCTGGACCGGCCAGTCGCTGGCCGGGGGCCAGACCATTGCCGCCGCCGCGCCCCTCGAAACCCTACCCCTCTACGTGCGCGCCGGCTCCATCGTGCCGCTCGGCCCCGAGGTAGAGTACGCCACCCAGCCCACCACCGGCCCCACCGAGCTGCGCGTCTACCCCGGTGCCGACGGTGAGTTCACGGTGTACGAGGACGAGGGCGACACCTATAATTACGAAAAGGGTGCCTTTGCCACCTACCAGCTGCGCTGGAACGACAAGCTGCGCCAGTTCAGCATCACCGCCCGGCGCGGCAGCTTCCCCGGCATGGCGGCCAGCCGCACCTTTAGCGTGGTGGTGGTGCGGCCCGGTCACGGCACCGGCGGCGAGGCTACTGCCCAAGTCGAAAAAACCGTGACCTACACCGGCCAGGCCCTAGCGGTCAGCTTGTAG
- a CDS encoding IS5 family transposase: MHVVADTRGHFVRGCLTAGQRPDAPQALPLLEGLAPAYLLADRGYDSDPLVATLAARGTCAVIPPRRKRRTPRAYDAARYAQRHLVERLFSRLKQFRRVATRHDKSDTHFLDFIQLAATVLWLRDC; this comes from the coding sequence TTGCACGTCGTGGCCGACACTCGCGGCCACTTCGTACGCGGCTGCCTGACGGCGGGCCAGCGCCCTGATGCTCCGCAGGCCTTGCCCCTGCTCGAAGGCTTGGCCCCGGCCTACCTCCTCGCCGACCGCGGCTACGATTCCGACCCGCTCGTGGCCACCCTGGCGGCGCGCGGCACCTGCGCGGTGATTCCGCCCCGGCGCAAGCGCCGCACGCCCCGCGCCTACGACGCGGCCCGGTATGCCCAGCGCCACCTCGTGGAGCGGCTTTTTAGCCGCTTAAAGCAGTTTCGGCGCGTGGCCACCCGCCATGACAAGTCGGATACGCATTTTCTGGACTTTATTCAGCTAGCCGCGACCGTACTCTGGCTACGTGACTGTTAA
- a CDS encoding helix-turn-helix domain-containing protein: MISFVSCQELIPPLLSKSEKSALEQGARTGKTPCFRARCEVILLKAIGLTSEQVAKFTAMTYVSVNGWTKRYQEEGIEGLQTKTGRGRKAVVSVVEDKESVLQAIKANRQRIETAKAEWEQETNKSVSLSTFKSFLKVLTDDISE, encoded by the coding sequence ATGATTAGCTTTGTATCATGTCAAGAGTTAATACCCCCCTTACTGAGTAAATCTGAAAAGTCAGCCTTAGAACAAGGAGCTAGAACGGGAAAGACGCCCTGTTTTCGTGCTAGATGCGAAGTGATTTTATTAAAAGCTATCGGGCTCACCTCAGAACAAGTAGCCAAGTTTACGGCTATGACTTATGTAAGTGTTAATGGGTGGACAAAACGCTATCAAGAGGAGGGTATTGAGGGACTACAAACAAAGACTGGACGCGGGCGCAAAGCAGTAGTAAGCGTAGTGGAGGATAAAGAGTCTGTTTTGCAAGCTATCAAAGCGAATAGACAACGTATTGAAACGGCTAAAGCGGAATGGGAACAGGAAACTAACAAATCGGTTAGCTTGAGCACCTTTAAATCTTTTTTAAAAGTCTTGACGGACGATATAAGCGAATAA
- the aspA gene encoding aspartate ammonia-lyase, with amino-acid sequence MHSSTRLEHDFLGELPIPADAYYGIQTLRALENFHITGIPIKVEPLFVQALAFVKKGAALANKELGVLDPAIADYIAQACDRVASGEFDNQFLTDMIQGGAGTSVNMNANEVIANVALEMMGHQKGEYQYCHPNNHVNCSQSTNDAYPTAFRIALNNKLVGYRDTLSQLADAFFAKGQEFQNVLKMGRTQLQDAVPMSMGDEFNAFATNLREELLRIDDSRRLIAEINMGATAIGTGINTPPGYAGLVTKHLRQITGLDLSLAGDLIEATYDTGAYVQLSGVLKRTAVKLSKICNDLRLLSSGPRCGINEINLPALQPGSSIMPGKVNPVVPEVVNQTAFYVIGADLTVTMAAEAGQLQLNVMEPVISFALFTSISYMTNACRTLREKCVLGITANVEHAANLVYNSIGIVTQLNPVLGYETSASIAKEALATGKSVHDIAVTERGLLTQEKWDGIFTFENLIRPVFIQ; translated from the coding sequence ATGCACTCATCCACCCGCCTCGAACACGATTTCCTGGGCGAATTGCCCATTCCCGCCGATGCTTACTACGGTATCCAGACCCTGCGGGCGCTGGAAAACTTCCATATCACGGGCATTCCGATTAAGGTAGAGCCGCTGTTTGTGCAGGCGCTGGCCTTCGTGAAAAAGGGCGCGGCCCTGGCCAATAAGGAGCTAGGCGTGCTCGACCCCGCTATTGCTGACTACATTGCGCAAGCCTGCGACCGCGTAGCCAGCGGCGAGTTCGACAATCAGTTTCTGACCGATATGATTCAGGGTGGGGCCGGCACCTCGGTGAATATGAATGCCAATGAGGTAATTGCCAACGTGGCCCTGGAAATGATGGGCCACCAGAAGGGCGAGTATCAATACTGCCACCCCAATAATCACGTCAACTGCTCGCAGAGCACCAATGACGCCTACCCCACTGCTTTTCGCATAGCCCTGAATAACAAGCTAGTCGGCTACCGCGACACGCTCTCGCAGCTGGCCGACGCGTTTTTTGCCAAGGGCCAGGAATTTCAGAACGTGCTCAAGATGGGCCGCACTCAGCTCCAGGATGCCGTGCCGATGAGCATGGGCGACGAGTTCAACGCCTTCGCCACTAACCTGCGCGAGGAGCTGTTGCGCATCGACGACTCGCGCCGGCTCATTGCCGAAATCAACATGGGGGCTACCGCCATTGGCACCGGCATCAATACGCCGCCCGGCTACGCGGGACTGGTAACCAAGCATTTGCGCCAGATAACGGGCCTCGACCTCAGCCTGGCCGGCGACCTCATCGAGGCTACCTACGATACCGGGGCCTACGTGCAGCTCTCGGGCGTGCTCAAGCGCACGGCCGTGAAGCTGAGTAAGATATGCAACGACCTGCGCCTGCTGAGCAGCGGCCCGCGCTGCGGCATCAACGAAATCAACCTGCCCGCCCTGCAGCCCGGCAGCAGCATTATGCCCGGCAAGGTGAACCCGGTGGTACCCGAAGTGGTGAACCAGACGGCCTTCTACGTCATCGGGGCTGACCTTACCGTGACGATGGCCGCCGAGGCCGGTCAGCTCCAACTCAATGTAATGGAGCCGGTTATCTCATTCGCGCTCTTCACCAGCATCTCCTACATGACCAACGCCTGCCGCACGCTGCGCGAAAAGTGCGTGCTCGGCATCACGGCCAACGTGGAGCACGCCGCTAATCTGGTTTATAATAGCATCGGTATCGTGACCCAGCTCAATCCCGTGCTCGGCTACGAAACCAGCGCCAGCATCGCCAAGGAGGCCTTGGCCACCGGCAAGTCGGTCCATGACATAGCAGTGACCGAGCGCGGGCTATTGACCCAGGAGAAATGGGACGGGATTTTCACGTTTGAAAACCTCATTCGGCCGGTGTTTATTCAATAA